The Plasmodium chabaudi chabaudi strain AS genome assembly, chromosome: 4 nucleotide sequence TTGatctaaattttttttaaaaaagtattcgtttgttttaatatttttttcgacaTTTTTCCTATCATTTTCTAACTGCATTTGTTGTTCCATACTCATTTCTAGACTCTGTTGAccatttataaaatcaatatcattaaaatcgacataattatcattattatccGTTCGAAGAGTTCcttttgtttcttttaattGGAAATTAGCAGTTTGTGAACGATGTGATGTTTCAGCATTATTGCTAGATTTCAAGTTTGACGAAATTTGGGTTTTTTCATGATTTTCGTCATCTCCTTGtgctttattatttatatatacatttttttttctatcttctaaagatataaaatttattaaattacttacattatttacatCTTCGTCATCAGCATTTTGGTTATTTTTAACTTCTAGTGTATTTTGAGTTTTTGTTTGGAAttcagttttttttttatcattttgagaagcattaaaaaattgaaaagtGTTATTActtgatgaaaataatgtattacttttttcatCAGGTTTTCCAAATAAACTACCTTGATTAAAGCTTATGTTTGTATTATTCTTTCCAAAAGAATTAATATCTGGAAAACTATCactttttgtattttttgcatcttcattttttttttcattatctttAGTAAAACTTCCAAACAAACTTCCTTTGCCTAATGTTGTATCGGGTGGTTGGAGAGATGTAGCTTTATTAAGCAAGTCGGTATTTTTTGATTCATTTTGTGCATCTGGAGATGTTTGATCCTTTTTCTTTGTAAAAGAAAGTTTCcaaaatttctttttatcaTCAGCATTATTTGAATCTAATTTACCGGAAGCACCTGTAGTATTCGAGTCCTTAGTTCCGTCTGCAGCTGTTTCGTCAGTTTCAGCTTCTTTAGTCGGTTTTTCGCCATCCTTCTCTTTACTGccttcatttgttttttcatcCTTACTATCTTTTGATCCTTGGGTTAAAAAGCTCGATTTAATTCCAAAATTGAATAATGATTTTTTCGTTGCAGCGGTagcttctttatttttatcttttgaTTCTGTAGATGCTGAAAGTTTGGTATCTTcctcttttttattatctttcAAATTTGTAGATGCATCTTTTTTGTCAGTAGTACTAGTTTCCTTAAGGCCGAAGGAAAATGGCTCCTTTTCTTTGCCAAATAAATTACTATTTCCAAATTTTGAGAAATCCCATTTTGATTCAGTACCagtatttgttttttcatttttatttttatcgtCATTTCCAAAGAAAAATCCagttttttcctttttattttctgtaTCGTTATTTAAACTGCTAGATGATTCTAAAccactttttttatcagCCAAATTGGTTGTgcttgttttaaaaaaggggGAATCAAATGTTAAGCTTTTTCCAAAAAGTGACATCTTATCATTATTAGTGCCatctttattatctttaGCATTGTCTGaagtttcattttttttatcatctttttcattGTCATTAGTTTGCTTTTCTTTTGATTCATTTTTAGAATCTATTAACTTTTTATCATGACTTTTAGCTGGATCATTTTCATCCTTTTTACTTTCAGAGGTAGCATTTGTTTCCGATTTTTCCGTGTcattcttttcatttttatcatcagccttttctttatctttttctGCTTCAGTTCCTTTAAAGGATTCACTAACTGCACTTGTCATTCCTGAAGCTTTATTTTCACCATCTTTATTAAGACCGCTATTAATTGAATTATCTGGTGTTGtggttttatttatattattattagaaaataatgaaaaaccTGATGATGTTGTattagtattattattattaaaaccGAACAAGCTACCACttgatttttcattatttgttGTATTGAATGAATTTAAAGAGAATggattatcattattttttgaaccATTAAAAGATGGcaaaaaggaaaatgaTGTGCTTGTATTATTAGTATTAGTATTTTCTGTATTCGTagtatttgttttaaaaatatcatttgtGTTTGTCTTTGCAAATGAATTAAATCCGCCActaaaatttgaaaaaaggGACTTTTGAGAactatcattattattaaaactgGTGGGAGTATTATTGTTAGAAGTAGTAGAACTTGTATTGGTTTGTGATGAAAAcaaactattattatttggatTAAATGACTTAATAGCTTGACTAAACCCACCTGGGCcaatttcatttaatttatttggtgaagctaaattatttatggtAGACATACCAAATGGGTTAACTTTTCCACCACcactaatattattattattatttgtatcaccaaaaaatgatttattcatattattattcataagtgatgatttatcattttgatTAGTTGCTTGCATAGCCATACTCTGAAAAGGGTTCACATTACTTTTTGAAAATGCACTAGAACTTGATGAAAAACCGCCACTAAATGTTaacttattatttgttttattattaaagcTTGATAAATTACCTGAAGATGAATTTgcaaatatttgtttagcAGCTTCTAATTGTTCCTTTGAAAATAACCCCCCTGATTCTGATCCTCTGTCTTCGTTTAGTTGGCTTCCTAATGCTATTGAGCTGCCTAGTGTGCTTTGCTTAAACATATTAGAACTATTATTTGGTGAATTCCCTAATAAACTTCTTGTAAATCCAGGATATACATCCTTTTTTGCGGCATTAAATAAGTTTGCATTAAAAGCATTTggagtattattatttacagaAGTGTTACCAAATAAGCCAGTATTGTTGCTTTTATTAAGATCATTTGATGGAGTTCCAAAAATGGAATTATCACTTTTACCAACATTATTTTGAgaattcatattatttccaaaaagattattattattttgattgtTTGCATTCGCTccaaaaaacatattattcCCAGTCATGTTTGTTTGATTATTTAAGccattgtttttattatcatttaaattattttgggTATTCATATTTGTACCAAAAAAACTGTTATTCcctaaattattatttggcATACCCCACATATTGGGGTTATTTGCATTCCCTCCATtgttattcattattttgttttattgtaaacaaatttattttatcattattattgttattgcTCTTAAATAACACGTTTTGTTATGCTGTggatgaataaaaaatatataagaaattgacaaaaaaaaatatgaatagaGAAGAAAATacgtataatatatacactcttaaatttttatatcatttaggTAATTCgccattattataatattcatatagTTGGCGAAAGGTcggtatataaaatatgcattttttgtaaatgaaaaattaaatatattttaaaaaatgtactTAATGTTATATTCTTAGTCTCTTTGATTTCCTTTATGGCACAatgtttaatataaaacttcatacaaattaaatttctcttttttaatttattcagtaaatatgaattttcatataaatgaGCAAGCATATTGcgaaattaattatttttcaaatcaACAAAAgttgcaaaaaatatattaaataaggATAACATTAagtataacaaaaaaagaaaattttttttttttttaaatcgaataatttttattttaaaatatgtaaaataaaaaatacattcgCGTacctttatatataattaatacatGAATAATTGTGATAATTAAGGACAAAAAATGcttaattttatcattatattaaaagaatattttgatatttatacaaatttaaatactAGCCTTTATGTTtgtgcttattttttttggaaaGTGAAGTTTGGATTTTTCATGGGTTTTGGTGATTAAGGAAAATCAGCTTAAATCGCTTAAGTTTTTTATGCTTCGTAATTTAACAAAGCGATTatgcttatatattaaaaaatgaatagaTCCAAATAAAATCCACAGAATATTTACTTTGCATAtgtatgtttattttcaatgcaaatattttacaagtTGGAGTGTAATATTATGAGAAAAGAGAAAAAGCTGTGTGATATATACCTGGTGATTTgtagaatataaaaagttgtataagaattttttatttaaaaaagtaatagaacttatatatgtatgtatgtgtctccttttttaaataacagtttataaaaaaaaaatcatttcGTATGTTTCAAAAGACCCATTTTTGTGtcatataaatgatatagaATAAACTGTAGACATTTTCAAAAGGCGGAGtacataataaaagtaatttttaaaaaaactaaaaaacaatatattaaataaatacattttgaGCATTGTTCCTATAAAGGGAAACTTATCtctttacatttttaaagaaaaaatgtattgtGTAGGAAGttgcatataatatgttttgATATGgattgttatatttttataaacatgAATAGTtctcataattttattcgtagtataaaaaaatactgcgataaaattttatttataatgcaaaactactatatataatactttaaagaaaaacgaaatcatttatacatatatatttgtttatttatatacgcATTTCTTTGTGTTGCTTTataacaaaacaaaaatagtaaaatagggttaaatttgaatattacaaagaaatattaagCAGGTTATAACTTAAAGATTGAATGtggtatattatttaaaaaatacttataaatatggCTACATAgagtaatatattttttgaattaccaaaatatatagaaactATTAAGAAGTATTGTAATATATTCCTTAGAAATAGTATCGAatatctttttattattatgtatatctttcacttatatttttgtaatacataatacataaaaaaaatgataaaatgaaaaaaaaaaacaactgtaattatataatagcttttaaaattttacacTCTACATTTTATTCTTAATAATCAATATTAGCATTTCTTATTATACTAAGAAGAATGAAACccatgaaaatatttctcGGTTCATAGTGTTTCTGTTTTTTAcggcatatatatttaatatttgtgGATACACGTGTAAAGGCATGGGAATTGTatagtaaatattatatatttacgcccattttttaaaattaaacctattatttgtttggcgtcgcaattttattatatatatacattatgcatatactgTTAATATGTATAGAGAGCTtggtaaaaaattaaatggtATTAGCAGTAAATAAACTGAACGAATCTTATCGAAAATacagatatatattttattttatattttactatCACATATTTTccacatttatttatttttctattttcgTTTTAatttcacatttttattttacaattatatCATTCGTActgttatatttatttttatagcgTCGTTGATATAGCATTAttgatttaaaatatagttcgaagataaaaaaaataaataaataaatattatcaataaataaatgaaataggaaaataatttttttttgaaagaacaaattaatttaaaataataaataagctTAACATAGCCtaaaatagaaatatatgaataaagaaatattctgcaaaatatagaaatatatatgtatattaacATTTGTATTAccaatataattttccattccattttaaatgtaaataagTGCCTTTgttatttcatatttaagaaataattcataaaattatgaatggtcatcaataa carries:
- a CDS encoding nucleoporin NUP138, putative, whose protein sequence is MNNNGGNANNPNMWGMPNNNLGNNSFFGTNMNTQNNLNDNKNNGLNNQTNMTGNNMFFGANANNQNNNNLFGNNMNSQNNVGKSDNSIFGTPSNDLNKSNNTGLFGNTSVNNNTPNAFNANLFNAAKKDVYPGFTRSLLGNSPNNSSNMFKQSTLGSSIALGSQLNEDRGSESGGLFSKEQLEAAKQIFANSSSGNLSSFNNKTNNKLTFSGGFSSSSSAFSKSNVNPFQSMAMQATNQNDKSSLMNNNMNKSFFGDTNNNNNISGGGKVNPFGMSTINNLASPNKLNEIGPGGFSQAIKSFNPNNNSLFSSQTNTSSTTSNNNTPTSFNNNDSSQKSLFSNFSGGFNSFAKTNTNDIFKTNTTNTENTNTNNTSTSFSFLPSFNGSKNNDNPFSLNSFNTTNNEKSSGSLFGFNNNNTNTTSSGFSLFSNNNINKTTTPDNSINSGLNKDGENKASGMTSAVSESFKGTEAEKDKEKADDKNEKNDTEKSETNATSESKKDENDPAKSHDKKLIDSKNESKEKQTNDNEKDDKKNETSDNAKDNKDGTNNDKMSLFGKSLTFDSPFFKTSTTNLADKKSGLESSSSLNNDTENKKEKTGFFFGNDDKNKNEKTNTGTESKWDFSKFGNSNLFGKEKEPFSFGLKETSTTDKKDASTNLKDNKKEEDTKLSASTESKDKNKEATAATKKSLFNFGIKSSFLTQGSKDSKDEKTNEGSKEKDGEKPTKEAETDETAADGTKDSNTTGASGKLDSNNADDKKKFWKLSFTKKKDQTSPDAQNESKNTDLLNKATSLQPPDTTLGKGSLFGSFTKDNEKKNEDAKNTKSDSFPDINSFGKNNTNISFNQGSLFGKPDEKSNTLFSSSNNTFQFFNASQNDKKKTEFQTKTQNTLEVKNNQNADDEDVNNVSNLINFISLEDRKKNVYINNKAQGDDENHEKTQISSNLKSSNNAETSHRSQTANFQLKETKGTLRTDNNDNYVDFNDIDFINGQQSLEMSMEQQMQLENDRKNVEKNIKTNEYFFKKNLDQEMAVDVINNLSSFVKNKINFMNYCSNEILDIYNKVSHYEKMYALISEDQIKIEKKQEALEKRLRLIQSEQCDMLSLLNELDNENSLTFLKVLNQKNLNKDDSINNKNLYLDIDKFEKLADKIENLEELIDSIHNTSKHDIVNDIVNKCYTNEINCEQIDKQLNGYSHELRNMK